In a genomic window of Nesterenkonia halotolerans:
- a CDS encoding lysophospholipid acyltransferase family protein — MTDHSSDPAPIEGRRPPKRRDPRGKAARRADEVDYTVGRGTRIGFGVTASAAIPVLNLLLGRSWRGLDTLPEEGFIVVANHISEADPLAVAHAVYRSGHTFHFMTKDSLFRVPGLGRLLSGLKQIPVSRDSRTDARRSLDAARDVLSAGGAIMIYPEGTLTRDPEGWPMRAKTGAARLALSTGAPLIPITHWGVQDFFGTYAKLPKVLPRKRYRLAVGQEIDLSDLRAVPMTRAVLTDATERIESALTEGVAGLRGEEPPELIWDRSLRQRVPRRQPRGGRAPKSTPEEGSP; from the coding sequence GTGACCGACCACAGCAGCGACCCAGCACCCATCGAGGGCAGGCGCCCCCCGAAACGCCGAGATCCTCGCGGTAAAGCAGCCCGCCGCGCGGACGAGGTGGACTACACGGTGGGACGCGGCACCCGGATCGGATTCGGGGTGACCGCCTCCGCAGCCATCCCTGTGCTGAACCTGTTGCTGGGACGCAGCTGGCGAGGCCTGGACACGCTGCCCGAGGAGGGCTTCATCGTCGTGGCCAACCACATCAGCGAGGCGGACCCGCTGGCGGTGGCGCACGCGGTCTACCGCAGCGGCCACACCTTCCACTTCATGACCAAGGATTCGCTGTTCAGGGTCCCGGGGCTGGGCAGGCTCCTCAGCGGGCTCAAACAGATTCCGGTGAGCCGCGACAGCCGGACCGATGCGCGCCGCTCCCTCGATGCGGCGCGCGACGTCCTCTCCGCAGGTGGTGCGATCATGATCTACCCCGAAGGCACGCTCACCCGCGACCCCGAGGGCTGGCCCATGCGCGCCAAGACCGGCGCGGCGCGACTGGCGCTGAGCACTGGCGCACCGCTGATCCCGATCACCCACTGGGGAGTTCAGGACTTCTTCGGGACCTACGCCAAGTTGCCGAAGGTTCTTCCACGCAAGCGCTACCGGCTCGCCGTGGGCCAGGAGATCGACCTCTCCGACCTGCGCGCGGTCCCGATGACCCGCGCGGTGCTCACCGACGCCACCGAACGCATCGAATCCGCGCTCACCGAAGGTGTGGCCGGCCTGCGCGGCGAAGAGCCCCCGGAGCTGATCTGGGATCGAAGCCTGCGCCAGCGGGTTCCGCGCAGACAGCCCCGCGGCGGACGCGCACCTAAGTCGACTCCCGAGGAGGGTTCACCGTGA
- the murA gene encoding UDP-N-acetylglucosamine 1-carboxyvinyltransferase — protein MAKLLTVQGGKPLEGSVHVRGAKNLVPKAMVAALLGSEPSQLRNVPEIKDVEIVTNLLQIHGVKVDADPATGDLTLDPRDTYSAAHSEIDAYAGDSRIPILFCGPLMHQNGEAFIPDLGGCRIGDRPINYHLEVLRNFGAVVDKTPTGIHISAPRGLKGAKLTLPFPSVGATEQVLLTAVLAEGITELDNAAVEPEIHDLIAILQQMGAIITVFTDRVIRIEGVERLSGYKHRAIPDRNESASWASAALVTQGDIYVKGAAQRDLTAFLNTYRKIGGEFSVDDEGIRFWHAGHPLKPLVLETDVHPGFMTDWQQPLVVALTQAHGVSIVHETVYENRFGFTEALERMGASIQLHRECLGSSPCRFGQRNFLHSAVISGPVELKGAEINVPDLRGGFSHLIAALAAKGTSTVTGIEVINRGYEHFMDKLVGLGADVEMSER, from the coding sequence ATGGCCAAGCTGCTCACCGTTCAGGGTGGAAAGCCACTAGAGGGATCCGTCCATGTCAGGGGTGCCAAGAACCTGGTGCCCAAGGCGATGGTCGCGGCCCTGCTGGGCAGCGAGCCCTCCCAGCTGCGCAATGTCCCTGAGATCAAAGACGTCGAGATCGTCACCAATCTGCTGCAGATCCACGGGGTCAAGGTCGACGCCGACCCGGCCACCGGTGACCTCACGCTCGACCCGCGAGACACCTACAGCGCCGCGCATTCAGAGATCGACGCCTATGCCGGGGACTCCCGCATCCCGATCCTCTTCTGCGGTCCGCTGATGCATCAGAACGGCGAGGCCTTCATCCCCGACCTCGGTGGCTGCCGAATCGGGGACCGACCGATCAACTACCACCTCGAGGTGCTGCGCAACTTCGGCGCCGTCGTCGACAAGACCCCCACGGGCATCCACATCTCCGCCCCACGCGGACTCAAGGGCGCCAAGCTCACCCTGCCCTTCCCCTCAGTGGGCGCCACCGAGCAGGTGCTGCTCACTGCGGTCCTGGCTGAGGGCATCACCGAGCTGGACAACGCGGCAGTGGAGCCAGAGATCCACGACCTGATCGCGATCCTGCAGCAGATGGGCGCGATCATCACGGTCTTCACCGACCGGGTCATCCGCATCGAGGGTGTGGAGCGGCTCTCCGGCTACAAGCACCGCGCCATCCCCGATCGCAACGAGTCGGCCTCCTGGGCCTCCGCCGCGCTGGTCACCCAGGGCGACATCTACGTCAAGGGCGCCGCACAGCGGGACCTCACCGCGTTCCTGAACACCTACCGCAAGATCGGCGGCGAGTTCTCCGTCGACGACGAAGGCATCCGCTTCTGGCACGCGGGACATCCACTGAAGCCGCTGGTCCTGGAGACCGACGTGCACCCGGGCTTCATGACCGACTGGCAGCAGCCGCTGGTCGTCGCCCTGACCCAGGCTCACGGGGTCTCCATCGTCCACGAGACCGTCTACGAGAACCGCTTCGGCTTCACCGAGGCGCTGGAACGCATGGGCGCCTCCATCCAGCTGCACCGGGAATGCCTGGGTTCGAGCCCCTGCCGCTTCGGTCAGCGCAACTTCCTGCACTCGGCCGTGATCTCCGGACCCGTGGAGCTCAAGGGTGCCGAGATCAACGTCCCGGACCTGCGCGGGGGCTTCTCCCACCTCATCGCGGCGCTCGCGGCGAAGGGCACCTCGACCGTCACCGGCATCGAAGTCATCAACCGTGGATACGAGCACTTCATGGACAAGCTCGTCGGACTCGGTGCGGATGTCGAGATGTCCGAACGCTGA
- the leuD gene encoding 3-isopropylmalate dehydratase small subunit, producing the protein MEPITTHTGVGVPLKQSNVDTDQIIPAVYLKRITKTGFEDALFSSWRKDPSFVLNQPTYQHGSVLVAGSDFGTGSSREHAVWALKDYGFRAVISSRFADIFYGNSAKQGLLAAKVAQPDVELIWKELENNPGIEITVDLVNRTVICGTIETSFEIDNYTRWRLLEGLDDISLTLREESAVETFEATRPGFKPKTLPAKV; encoded by the coding sequence ATGGAACCCATCACCACGCACACCGGCGTCGGTGTCCCGCTGAAGCAGTCGAATGTGGACACCGATCAGATCATCCCTGCGGTGTACCTGAAGCGGATCACCAAAACCGGGTTCGAGGACGCGCTGTTCTCCTCCTGGCGCAAGGACCCCAGCTTCGTGCTCAACCAGCCCACCTACCAGCACGGCTCCGTGCTCGTGGCCGGCTCGGACTTCGGCACCGGCTCCTCCCGCGAACATGCGGTGTGGGCGCTCAAGGACTACGGCTTCCGCGCCGTCATCTCCTCGCGCTTCGCCGACATCTTCTATGGGAACTCCGCGAAGCAGGGACTGCTCGCCGCCAAGGTCGCCCAGCCCGATGTGGAGCTGATCTGGAAGGAGCTGGAGAACAATCCCGGCATCGAGATCACGGTGGACCTGGTGAACCGCACCGTGATCTGCGGGACCATCGAGACCAGCTTCGAGATCGACAACTACACCCGCTGGCGTCTGCTCGAGGGGCTGGACGATATCTCGCTCACACTGCGCGAGGAGTCAGCCGTGGAGACCTTCGAGGCGACGCGGCCCGGTTTCAAGCCGAAAACCCTGCCAGCAAAGGTCTGA